GCCCGGGCCAGCACCCCGTCGTGTGGGGCATTGAGGTAGGCGGTGGCATTGGAAGAGCGCACCCGTAGCTTGGCCAGCACCTGGCCCCGGCGCACGTATTGGCCCTCGTAAAAGTAGCTTTCGACTAGTACGCTGGGCGAAGCAGCCACAATCGGGCTGGCGACAAAGCTAACTAGGCGGCTAACCGTCTGGGGGGCTGCCTTCAGGGCTATGCGGGCCGCGGGCCGGGCCGTGGAGGCTCCGGAAAAATAAGAGGCTTGCGGACGAGGCTGCGAAAAGGCTGAGCCTAAGGTAAGCAGGGTAAGCAGGGTAAAGGCTACCAGAAATTTCATGGCGAGGAGCGTCGGCACGCGCAATTCCGGAGCCCGGCGTACGGCCGGGCGCGGAAAAGGCGCTAAGACATTAGAAAGGGGAGGGCAGGTAAGGCGCGTTACGCCTATCCTATACGCTGACGAGTAAGACCCTGCTTTACTTTACGCAAGGCCATGTTTTTACAAAAAAGCGTCGCAGCAACGGGTACTAACCGCCAGTTGCTCCAGATGTTCCGGCTTCGACTGGCCGCCAGTTCCCGACAAAGGTACTGCCCGATTCCTTAGCCCAGCATTTGGCTGGCCCCAAAACGCAAAACAGCGCGAAGCCGAAGCTCCGCGCTGTCTGTAACGGGTACTGAATGAGGGTTCTCGCCTAGGTCAGCATGCCGCCGTCTACCTGCAGCACCTGGCCGCTGATGTAGCTGCTGTCGTCGGAGGCGAGGAAGGCGGTGGCTTTAGCCACGTCCTCGGGCGTGCCGCCGCGGCGCAGCGGAATAGCCTTGCGCCACTCATCCACCTGCTTGGGGTCGAGGGCATCGGTCATTTCGGTTTCGATGAAGCCTGGCGCAATGGCGTTGCAGCGGATGTTGCGCGAGCCCAGCTCCAGGGCCACCGACTTGGTAAAGCCGATAATACCGGCCTTGGAAGCGGCGTAGTTGGCCTGCCCGGCGTTGCCCTTGATGCCCACGACCGAGGTCATGTTCACGATGCTGCCGCTCTTGGCGCGCATCATGGGCTTGGTGGCGGCCTTGGTCAGGTTGAACACTGACTTCAGATTGACGGCCAGTACCTGGTCCCACTGCTGCTCACTCATGCGCATGAGCAGGCCGTCCTGGGTGATGCCGGCGTTGTTTACGAGGATGTCCAGCTTACCGAACTCGGCCACCACGTCTTCCACCAGCTTCTCGGCCTGGGCGTAGTCGGAGGCGTCGGAGCGGAAGCCTTTGATTTTGGTGCCGTGGGCCGCCAGCTCCTCTTCCAATTGCTGGCCTTTCTCCACGCTGGAGAGGTAGGTGAATGCCACATTAGCCCCAAGCTGGGCGAAATACACCGCAATGGCGCGGCCAATTCCTTTGGAAGCACCCGTAATGAGGGCCACTTTTCCGTCGAGCAGTTTCGTCATGCGGCGAAGATAGGCTGATATAGTTGTTAGTTGGTAGTTGTCAGTTGTTAGTTTTTGCGCCGGGCAAGGCCTTTGGTACTGCGAAGTTTCACTTCGCAAGGTGGCCGAATGAAAGTGGGAGCAAGGCACATGCTTGCGCAAAGCAGAACTACACGGGGCCGCCCAAAGCCAGCATTAAGTCCCATCTTCGTACCTAATTTCAGCTGCCGAACACCAGCCGAACAGCTGACAACTACCAACGAACAACCAGTACTATGCGCCACGTCGATATCTGTATTCTGGGAGCCGGGCCGGGCGGCGCATCCGCCGCACTCCACCTCGCCAATGCGGGTCAGCCGGTGCTGCTGCTGGATAAGGCCGTATTCCCACGCGACAAAATCTGCGGCGACGCGCTTAGTGGCAAGGTGCTTAGCGAACTGCGCCGCCTGGGTCCCGAGCTGCCGGCCCGCCTTGCCGCCTCGGCCGGGCAGGTGCCATCCTGGGGCATCGACTTCTTCGCGCCCAACGGGCAGCGCCTGGGCGTGCCCTTTCAGCCGCGCTACAATAAGACCGTGGATGCTGCCGCCGGCCACGTCATGAAGCGCCTGGATTTCGACAACTTCCTGGTAGAGGAAGTGCGTAGGCGGCCCGAAATCGAGCTGCTGGAAGGCGTGGACGTGGCCCCGCCCGAACGCACGGCTGAGGGCCGCTGGCTGGTGCGCTCGGGTGGGGGAGATGAAATAGCCTCGGCCCGGCTGCTACTGGTAGCCAACGGGGCCCAGTCGGCCTTTGCACGCCAGATTGCGGGGCATGCTCTGGAGCCGGCCCACCACTGCGCCGGGGTGCGGGCCTACTACGAAGGTGTGACGGGCCTAAGTCCCGACAACTTTATCGAGCTGCACTTTATCCAGGATTTTTTACCGGGCTACCTGTGGGTTTTTCCCTTGCCCAACGGGCAGGCCAACGTAGGCGCCGGCATGCTGACCAAGGCCGTATCGGCCAAAAAGGTAAACCTGCGGGAGCGAATGACCGAAATGCTGGCTACCCACCCGGCCCTGAAAGACCGGTTTCGGGATGCCAAGCGCCTCGGCCCAATAAAAGGGTTCGGCTTGCCCCTGGGCTCCAGGCGGCGCGTTATTTCCGGCGACGGTTACCTTCTGCTCGGCGACGCGGCTTCTCTGATTGACCCGTTCAGCGGGGAAGGCATCAGTCACGCCATGGTAAGCGGCCGGCACGCCGCCGACTGGGCCGCCCGCGCCCTGGCCGCCCACGACACTTCCGCCGCCTTCCTGCGGCAGTACGACGCGGCCGTGTACCGCCGCCTGGGCCAGGAACTGCGCCTGAGTCACTGGCTGCAACGCCTGCTGCAGTTTCCCAGCCTGTTCAACTTCGTAGCCAACCGTGCCGCCAACAACCCGACGCTGGCCGAAACCATTTCCGGCATGTTCCTCGACCTTGATCTGCGGGAACGGCTGCGCCAACCCAGCTTCTACCTCAAGCTGCTCTTCGGCCGGAAGTAAGGTTTAGTTGCTGGTTGTTCGTTGCCAGCTGTTCGGTTTTAGGATGTCATCCTAAGCATTCCGCGCATGAGGCGGCGAGGGACCTTCCTGACCTAAGTGACAAAGCCCTTTACCGCAGTAGTGGTAAAGGGCTTTTGCCTATTGGTATAATGTGCAGTGGGGTAGGCGAGGCATATCCTTTGCTTCGCGCCGTTCAAGATGACAGTCGTATGCTAACAACTGACAATCAGTAACTAAGTCCTACTCTTTGCCTGCGTAGCGGCGCAGGCTCTTGTTGGCTTCGGGGTTTAGCTTGGTGGCCTTTTCTAGGTCGGTTTGGGCTTCTTTGGGCTTGTTGATGGAGGAGTAGCTGATACCGCGGTATTCCCAGGCGTCGGCGTAGCTGCTGTCGATGCTGATGGCGCGGGTGAAGTCGGGAATGGCGCCTTTGAAGTTGAAGAGCTGCATTTTAGCTGCACCTCGCCCGAAATAAGCCTCCTTATCGTCGGGGCGGTACTTGAGGGCCTTGGTAAAGTCGCTGATGGCGGGCGTGTATTCCTTGAGTTTGAGGCGGGTCAGGCCCCGGCTGTAGTAAGCCTCGGCGTTGGTGGGCTTCAGGCGCAGGGCCGCGTTGTAATCCACTAAGGCCTCGCGGTAATCTTTCAGGTGGCTTTTGGCTTTGGCCCGCAGCAACAACGCATCTGCGTCGCGGGGCTTGGCTTTCAGCGCCACGTCGGCCGTGCGGATATCCGCTTTGTAGTCGGCGTTGTTCTTGCGGGCCGCCGGCTCCACTACTGGCATCGTAGCGGCCGTGCCAGGGCTGGTGGCAGGTGCAGAAGCAACGGCCGAAGCCGTGGCCCCGGTCGAGGCATCCGTCACGGCTGGAGCCGTGGGTACCCGCGGGGTCGAAACCTCCGTGGCTGTGGCCCGGCCCGAGCCGGGCGTGTCCTTTTCGGCCGTGGATGCGCACTGGGTAGTAAGCAGAACCGTAGCGGTAGCCGCCACGAAGTAGAGTATGCGGTTTTTCATTTCGTAAAAAGCAGATAGTCAAAAGAAACTTCACGTACCAACGCGGTGCCGGAGGGCCGCCCATCGGGGCTTTCCGTGCACTCAGCGTGTAGACGTGAAGTCGCCGCAGAGGTTGTGCTTTTTTCGAAAAAAGCGCCCCGGCCGGGCTGGTCGGGGCGCTTCATAAAGCTGGGCTGTAGTCGGCCCGTTACTTCGATGGACGGTAGCGCTTCAGCGTCTTGGCCGCCTCGGGGTTCAGGGCCGCGGCTTTCTCCAGATCCTGCACGGCCAGGGCATCCTGACCCGAGTAGGAATAGCACACTCCGCGGTATTCGAGGGCATCGGCATTTTCGGGCTCCTGCTCAATGATGGCCCCAAAATCGGGAATAGCGCCTTTGAAGTTCTGCATTTTCATACGGGCCACCCCCCGGTAGAGCAGGCTGGGCTTGTGCTTGGGGTCGGCCTTGAGAATTTTGGTGAAGTCGTTATTGGCTTGCTGAAACATCTCCCCGCGCAGGTAGGCCGTGCCCCGCAGATATAACCATTCCTGATTGGTGGGCTGGGTGCGTAGCAAAGCAGTATAGTCGGCCACGGCTTCCTCGTAGTCTTTCAGCTCCAGGTGGGCCGTGGCCCGGCTCAGGCGGGCGTCCACGTCTTTGGGCTTGGTTTTGAGCGTGGCGTCGGCCGCTTTGATCTGGGCTTTGTACTCGCTGTTGGAAAGGCGCTTGGCCGGAGCAGCGGCCATGCTGGTCGTGGCTACGGGGGCGGCAGCCACTGCCGGCACCAGCGACTGGGCATGGGCCGCCGGCAAAGCCAGGGCGCTGAAAAGCAGGAAGGCGGAAACGTGTTTCATCTGGTAGTTTGGGTTGAGTTCGGAGTAGAAATCGGGGGCAGAAAAAACTCTCCCGGCGGTAGCGGAGCCCACCCGCCAAGCCGCTGCCATGACCAAGTGCGGGAAGACGGATTCGCTCCTTATCTTTACCGCACCAGAATGAGCCGTCGCAAGCCCGCTGGCAGATTCAATTCGTTACCACTGAAGAGTTGTTTTCCTGGTAAGGATAAAACAATTCTTTACAAAACACAAACTAATATGGCATTGCAATACGACCTAGTCGTTATCGGCAGCGGCCCCGGAGGCTACGTAGCTGCTATTCGGGCTTCCCAGCTCGGCTTGAAGGTAGGCGTGGTAGAGCGCGAGTCGCTCGGCGGAATCTGCCTGAACTGGGGCTGCATCCCGACCAAAGCCCTGCTCAAAACGGCTCAGGTGTATGAGTACCTTCAGCACGCCCAGGACTACGGCCTGACGGTGGGCGAAACGGGCTTCGACTTCGAGGCTGTTATCAAGCGCAGCCGCGGCGTGGCCGATGGCATGAGCAAAGGCATCAATTTCCTGTTCAAAAAGAATAAAATCGAAACCGTATCGGGCGTGGGCAAGCTGCTGGCCCCCGGCAAGGTGGAGGTAACCAAAGCCGACGGCTCGAAAGAAACCGTAGAGGCCAAGCACATCATTCTGGCTACCGGCGCCCGTTCGCGCGAGCTGCCCGCCTTGCCGATTGATGGCAAGAAAATCATCGGCTACCGCCAGGCCATGGTGCTGCCTTCCTTGCCCAAGAAAATGGTGGTTGTGGGCTCGGGCGCCATCGGCGTCGAGTTTGCCTACTTCTACCGCACCATGGGCACCGAGGTAACGGTGGTGGAATACCTGCCCCGCATCGTGCCGGTGGAAGACGAGGAAGTGTCGCGGCAGATGGAGAAATCCTTCAAGAAAATCGGTATTGAGGTCATGACCTCGGCCGAGGTAACGAAGGTGGATACCAGCGGCGAAGGCTGCAACGTGACTATCAAAACG
Above is a genomic segment from Hymenobacter cellulosivorans containing:
- a CDS encoding HlyD family secretion protein, with the protein product MKFLVAFTLLTLLTLGSAFSQPRPQASYFSGASTARPAARIALKAAPQTVSRLVSFVASPIVAASPSVLVESYFYEGQYVRRGQVLAKLRVRSSNATAYLNAPHDGVLARATVQVGELLTPQAPLTTLTDQTRLLVRLTPAAAQQLHPGDSVQVALANTLGAPVRGKVTGWNGTTAKPELQLQLRKSVAGAAVGTALSVAANPAAAEATVAEVQK
- the fabG gene encoding 3-oxoacyl-[acyl-carrier-protein] reductase, yielding MTKLLDGKVALITGASKGIGRAIAVYFAQLGANVAFTYLSSVEKGQQLEEELAAHGTKIKGFRSDASDYAQAEKLVEDVVAEFGKLDILVNNAGITQDGLLMRMSEQQWDQVLAVNLKSVFNLTKAATKPMMRAKSGSIVNMTSVVGIKGNAGQANYAASKAGIIGFTKSVALELGSRNIRCNAIAPGFIETEMTDALDPKQVDEWRKAIPLRRGGTPEDVAKATAFLASDDSSYISGQVLQVDGGMLT
- a CDS encoding tetratricopeptide repeat protein translates to MKNRILYFVAATATVLLTTQCASTAEKDTPGSGRATATEVSTPRVPTAPAVTDASTGATASAVASAPATSPGTAATMPVVEPAARKNNADYKADIRTADVALKAKPRDADALLLRAKAKSHLKDYREALVDYNAALRLKPTNAEAYYSRGLTRLKLKEYTPAISDFTKALKYRPDDKEAYFGRGAAKMQLFNFKGAIPDFTRAISIDSSYADAWEYRGISYSSINKPKEAQTDLEKATKLNPEANKSLRRYAGKE
- the lpdA gene encoding dihydrolipoyl dehydrogenase; translation: MALQYDLVVIGSGPGGYVAAIRASQLGLKVGVVERESLGGICLNWGCIPTKALLKTAQVYEYLQHAQDYGLTVGETGFDFEAVIKRSRGVADGMSKGINFLFKKNKIETVSGVGKLLAPGKVEVTKADGSKETVEAKHIILATGARSRELPALPIDGKKIIGYRQAMVLPSLPKKMVVVGSGAIGVEFAYFYRTMGTEVTVVEYLPRIVPVEDEEVSRQMEKSFKKIGIEVMTSAEVTKVDTSGEGCNVTIKTAKGDQQIACDVVLSAAGVVTNLENLGLEELGIKVEKGRVIVDDYYQTNVPGIYAIGDIVPGPALAHVASAEGIICVEQITGHHPEPLNYQNIPGCTYAQPEIASVGLTEKEARDKGFDVLVGKFPFSASGKASAAGAKDGFVKVIFDKKYGEWLGAHMIGSNVTEMIAEVVVARKLETTGHEIIKAVHPHPTMSEAVMEAAAAAYGEVIHL
- a CDS encoding NAD(P)/FAD-dependent oxidoreductase, coding for MRHVDICILGAGPGGASAALHLANAGQPVLLLDKAVFPRDKICGDALSGKVLSELRRLGPELPARLAASAGQVPSWGIDFFAPNGQRLGVPFQPRYNKTVDAAAGHVMKRLDFDNFLVEEVRRRPEIELLEGVDVAPPERTAEGRWLVRSGGGDEIASARLLLVANGAQSAFARQIAGHALEPAHHCAGVRAYYEGVTGLSPDNFIELHFIQDFLPGYLWVFPLPNGQANVGAGMLTKAVSAKKVNLRERMTEMLATHPALKDRFRDAKRLGPIKGFGLPLGSRRRVISGDGYLLLGDAASLIDPFSGEGISHAMVSGRHAADWAARALAAHDTSAAFLRQYDAAVYRRLGQELRLSHWLQRLLQFPSLFNFVANRAANNPTLAETISGMFLDLDLRERLRQPSFYLKLLFGRK
- a CDS encoding tetratricopeptide repeat protein, with product MKHVSAFLLFSALALPAAHAQSLVPAVAAAPVATTSMAAAPAKRLSNSEYKAQIKAADATLKTKPKDVDARLSRATAHLELKDYEEAVADYTALLRTQPTNQEWLYLRGTAYLRGEMFQQANNDFTKILKADPKHKPSLLYRGVARMKMQNFKGAIPDFGAIIEQEPENADALEYRGVCYSYSGQDALAVQDLEKAAALNPEAAKTLKRYRPSK